A stretch of the Bdellovibrio sp. 22V genome encodes the following:
- a CDS encoding thermonuclease family protein yields MFKHLGVSVCLLVFVSCFQAFGKEASCRHDEKVFRCVEVVNNYDGDTLTVNIPHVPALIGKNISVRVSGIDTPEIKTKNQCEKNAGRIARNLVSATLKKAKSVELHNVQRDKYFRILADVIVDGQSLKDILLKNNLAYAYDGGTKKHPDWCKVLRSPANH; encoded by the coding sequence ATGTTTAAACATCTCGGTGTCAGCGTCTGCTTACTTGTGTTCGTTTCCTGCTTCCAAGCTTTTGGCAAAGAGGCCTCTTGCCGTCACGATGAAAAAGTTTTTCGCTGCGTTGAAGTGGTGAACAACTATGACGGTGACACCTTAACGGTTAATATTCCGCATGTTCCTGCATTAATAGGTAAAAATATTTCCGTGCGCGTTTCAGGCATTGATACGCCTGAAATAAAAACAAAAAATCAGTGCGAGAAAAACGCCGGTCGTATCGCACGCAACCTGGTTTCCGCCACTTTAAAAAAAGCCAAATCCGTCGAGTTGCACAACGTTCAGCGCGATAAATACTTTCGCATCCTTGCCGATGTCATTGTGGATGGACAATCGTTGAAAGATATTCTGCTAAAGAACAATCTGGCTTACGCTTACGACGGCGGCACCAAAAAA
- a CDS encoding S8 family peptidase, with protein sequence MKTQTLFPKLFVLFLLLVFTINAFAKDRDIVVAIIDTGVDVHHPLIREHLWENPREKMNLYDDDGNGYADDLHGWNFSSNTNDLSDNHGHGTHVAGIILQKARSERLKFMILKYYDSSKSSEDNLLATVKAIRYATKMGADIINYSGGGDERSAMEEAAIRDAQKKGILFVAAAGNEGRNTDRFGYYPAGYKLSNIISVAAMDSQKRLLASSNFGANSVDIVAPGKNIYSSLPGGKYGLMTGTSQATAWVSGLAASLMLRSEKKWSPEDMKIVLEKNAIKDRQFAKKIRSASRISTLQASNF encoded by the coding sequence ATGAAGACACAAACACTTTTCCCAAAACTTTTTGTTCTCTTTTTACTTCTTGTATTCACGATCAACGCTTTTGCAAAAGACCGCGACATCGTGGTGGCGATCATTGACACCGGCGTGGACGTCCATCACCCGTTGATTCGCGAGCACCTGTGGGAAAATCCGCGCGAAAAAATGAATTTATATGATGACGATGGCAATGGATATGCCGATGACCTCCATGGATGGAACTTTTCTTCAAATACGAATGATCTTTCAGACAATCACGGCCATGGCACCCACGTTGCCGGAATTATTCTGCAGAAGGCCCGCTCCGAGCGTCTGAAATTCATGATCTTGAAATATTATGATTCTTCGAAATCGAGTGAAGACAATTTACTGGCGACGGTGAAAGCCATTCGCTATGCCACAAAAATGGGGGCTGACATTATTAATTACTCCGGCGGCGGCGACGAACGAAGTGCCATGGAAGAGGCGGCGATTCGCGATGCCCAGAAGAAAGGAATTCTCTTCGTCGCTGCTGCTGGTAATGAGGGACGAAATACCGATCGTTTCGGTTATTATCCCGCAGGATATAAGCTCAGCAATATTATTTCAGTGGCAGCGATGGATTCGCAAAAACGTCTGCTTGCAAGCAGCAACTTCGGCGCAAACTCCGTCGATATCGTAGCGCCGGGGAAAAACATTTACTCCTCTTTGCCCGGTGGAAAGTACGGTTTGATGACGGGAACGTCTCAAGCCACCGCCTGGGTGAGCGGCCTTGCCGCCTCTCTCATGCTGCGTTCCGAGAAAAAGTGGTCCCCGGAAGATATGAAGATTGTCCTGGAAAAGAATGCGATCAAAGACCGTCAGTTCGCGAAGAAAATCCGTTCTGCCTCGCGCATTTCCACACTTCAGGCTTCTAACTTCTAA
- a CDS encoding GGDEF domain-containing protein translates to MKTWVKKLVEQFDMDWGTSSNGKDAQGPVLTEDRATLLYILDIYNKHLFEIQNHSVRKVRAKLDTFAKELVQPDTEATEKTLFRLRQFISSYRIDEYTYVQNTFDDFKRIIWDFADHLSEEAHVEEASQGDINQSLEQLREAVESNSIEELRAKSREFINFYLKHQSTKNERRSKRMESIKKNLTTVKKQLMEANQTMRRDHMTGAHNRRSYDEQVRRYLQLHEIDKDPMTLILLDIDFFKKINDAYGHDIGDFVLKECVRLLNESFSREEDFIARLGGEEFAVILPGCNVDSAIKMAEEAMNRIRKEVFVQDKLEIRFTISMGIAEITPGETADSWYKRADEALYESKQTGRNKFTLAKSPQIKRVA, encoded by the coding sequence TTGAAAACGTGGGTGAAAAAACTCGTTGAGCAATTTGATATGGACTGGGGCACCTCATCTAATGGAAAGGATGCACAGGGACCGGTTCTGACTGAAGATCGCGCGACTTTGCTTTATATACTGGATATTTACAATAAACATCTTTTCGAAATCCAGAATCACTCGGTTCGAAAAGTGCGCGCAAAGCTCGATACTTTTGCGAAAGAGCTTGTTCAGCCCGACACGGAGGCGACGGAAAAGACGCTCTTCCGCCTGCGCCAATTTATTTCCAGCTATCGCATTGATGAATACACCTACGTGCAAAATACTTTTGACGATTTTAAGCGTATTATCTGGGACTTTGCCGATCATCTCAGCGAGGAAGCTCACGTCGAAGAAGCGTCCCAAGGCGATATTAATCAAAGCCTTGAACAGCTGCGTGAAGCCGTAGAGTCGAACTCTATCGAGGAACTCCGCGCGAAATCCCGTGAGTTCATCAACTTCTATTTAAAACATCAAAGTACGAAAAACGAGCGTCGCTCGAAACGCATGGAGTCCATCAAAAAGAACCTGACGACCGTGAAGAAGCAGTTGATGGAAGCCAATCAAACTATGCGTCGCGACCACATGACCGGCGCACACAACCGCCGCAGTTACGACGAGCAAGTGCGTCGCTATCTGCAATTGCACGAAATCGACAAAGATCCGATGACTTTGATTCTTTTAGACATCGACTTCTTTAAAAAGATCAACGATGCCTACGGACACGATATCGGGGACTTCGTTCTTAAAGAATGTGTGCGTCTTTTAAATGAAAGCTTCTCGCGGGAAGAGGACTTTATCGCCCGCCTCGGCGGTGAAGAATTTGCCGTGATCCTCCCCGGTTGCAACGTGGACTCTGCCATTAAGATGGCGGAAGAAGCCATGAACCGCATCCGCAAGGAAGTTTTTGTTCAGGATAAATTGGAAATTCGTTTTACCATCTCTATGGGGATTGCCGAAATCACTCCGGGTGAAACAGCGGATAGCTGGTACAAACGGGCTGACGAAGCCTTGTATGAATCCAAACAAACGGGCCGTAACAAGTTCACTCTGGCGAAGAGTCCGCAAATCAAACGTGTCGCTTAG
- a CDS encoding FAD-dependent oxidoreductase codes for MATSAKVSGPNFAQGISEDSLLDGETMLGHVGDEPVLLVRQEGEYFAIGAVCTHYGGPLEKGTITGREVRCPWHHSCFDIRTGEALKAPALNPVAAWHVEVCENKVYVTDKKAPVIKPRFGTEFHRHVIIGAGAAGISAAVMLRRQGFQGTITVVSEDKALPYDRPNLSKDFMAGNAPEEWIPLYPPEFYRENKIHLELGVVAEKIDAHRKHILLSNGKSLLYDKCLIATGGHPVKPPIPGIDKDHIYFLRTLQDCRRIIARTSWAVRVVIIGAGFIGLEVAASLRMRNMEVHVVAPESMPLMGVVGVHVGSFLKKLHEEHGVHFHLGYHVKEIRDRSVVLDNGQSLDCDFVVVGTGIRPNTSLAEQAGLKTDHGVLVNEYLETSSSGIFAAGDIAKWPDPRSQRLIRVEHWEVAERQGQVAALNMLGDRVKFDDVPFFWTTHYDVSLGYIGFSDRFDRMDVIGDIDKRDFAVAYYEDQRVAALLTVGRDLENLQVEEALEHLDDKRVHEIFREYERRAFMQHRERPNYTEPSP; via the coding sequence ATGGCTACGAGTGCAAAAGTCAGCGGCCCCAACTTCGCGCAAGGAATTTCCGAGGACAGTCTTCTTGATGGCGAAACAATGCTTGGCCACGTTGGTGATGAACCTGTTTTACTTGTTCGCCAAGAAGGAGAATATTTCGCAATCGGGGCCGTATGCACCCACTATGGCGGGCCCTTGGAAAAAGGCACAATCACGGGCAGGGAAGTACGTTGTCCCTGGCACCATTCCTGTTTTGATATCCGCACGGGGGAAGCGTTGAAGGCTCCCGCTCTTAACCCTGTCGCCGCCTGGCATGTGGAAGTTTGTGAAAACAAGGTCTATGTCACCGATAAAAAAGCCCCCGTTATCAAACCGCGTTTCGGGACGGAGTTTCACCGTCACGTGATTATCGGTGCCGGGGCCGCCGGGATTTCAGCGGCCGTCATGTTACGGCGTCAGGGATTTCAAGGCACGATTACGGTGGTGAGCGAAGACAAAGCCTTGCCTTACGATCGCCCCAACTTATCGAAAGACTTTATGGCTGGGAATGCCCCGGAAGAATGGATTCCTCTTTATCCGCCAGAGTTTTATCGCGAGAATAAAATTCATCTGGAACTTGGAGTTGTAGCCGAGAAAATAGATGCTCATCGCAAACACATTCTCTTGTCGAATGGGAAAAGTCTTCTTTATGACAAATGCCTGATCGCGACCGGAGGACATCCTGTAAAACCGCCGATTCCCGGGATCGACAAAGATCATATTTATTTTTTAAGGACTCTGCAGGATTGCCGGCGTATTATTGCTCGCACATCGTGGGCTGTGCGCGTAGTGATTATCGGAGCCGGATTTATCGGTCTTGAAGTGGCGGCGTCTTTACGCATGCGAAATATGGAAGTGCACGTTGTTGCTCCAGAGTCGATGCCCTTAATGGGGGTCGTCGGTGTCCATGTCGGAAGTTTTTTAAAAAAGCTGCATGAGGAACACGGAGTGCACTTTCATCTCGGCTATCACGTGAAGGAAATCCGCGATCGCAGTGTTGTTCTGGATAACGGTCAAAGCCTTGACTGCGATTTCGTCGTCGTGGGCACGGGCATTCGTCCCAACACGTCATTGGCAGAACAAGCCGGTTTAAAAACGGATCATGGAGTTTTAGTGAATGAATATCTAGAGACAAGCTCCTCGGGTATTTTCGCTGCGGGAGACATCGCCAAATGGCCTGATCCGCGCAGTCAGCGACTGATTCGTGTCGAACATTGGGAGGTGGCGGAACGGCAAGGGCAAGTGGCGGCGTTAAACATGCTTGGAGACCGAGTTAAATTTGACGACGTGCCATTCTTCTGGACAACCCATTATGACGTGTCCCTGGGATATATTGGCTTTTCGGACCGCTTTGATCGCATGGATGTGATCGGTGACATTGATAAAAGAGATTTTGCCGTCGCTTACTATGAAGATCAAAGAGTCGCGGCTTTGTTGACGGTGGGGCGTGATCTTGAAAACCTGCAAGTAGAAGAGGCGCTAGAGCATCTTGATGACAAACGTGTGCATGAAATATTTCGGGAGTACGAAAGAAGAGCTTTCATGCAGCACAGGGAACGGCCTAACTATACAGAGCCAAGTCCTTAG
- a CDS encoding pentapeptide repeat-containing protein, with product MKKLGLYYFSIILLVLVSQLTPWGQLLFQRPKFNHLQFPTKEQSFTPAIPILNPGVVPAFPASEIILQEKLFAPFVVLKGQDLSNKNLSHAHLSFADLRDTNLKGSDLSQALLYGARLEGAKFNTKTKLPFSKETARNLGMQEDL from the coding sequence ATGAAGAAACTGGGCCTCTATTATTTCTCTATCATTCTTCTCGTTTTAGTAAGTCAGCTGACCCCTTGGGGTCAGCTTCTTTTTCAAAGGCCTAAATTCAATCACTTGCAGTTCCCCACAAAAGAACAAAGTTTCACTCCTGCCATTCCGATTCTTAACCCTGGAGTTGTTCCGGCGTTCCCCGCTTCTGAGATTATCTTGCAGGAAAAACTTTTTGCTCCTTTTGTTGTTCTAAAAGGTCAGGACCTTTCTAATAAGAATCTCAGTCACGCGCACTTAAGTTTCGCTGATCTGCGCGACACAAATCTCAAAGGTAGTGATCTGTCCCAGGCACTTTTATATGGCGCTCGCCTTGAAGGCGCGAAGTTCAATACAAAAACCAAACTTCCCTTCAGCAAAGAAACAGCCCGCAACCTTGGAATGCAGGAGGATCTATGA